Genomic window (Antricoccus suffuscus):
GGAATATCCCACCGACCTCATCATGCTGCCCGAGGCAGGAATCTCACGCCACAACATCGACGTACCGCATGAGAGCTCGACAGTCGGTACGCCGTAGCACATCCGCGCCACTACGAAATGCGCCGCGGCTGACGTGACATAGGTGTCCCGGGTGGCAATCCAATGGCAGACTAGCGCTGTGGCCCAGGACCAAGACTTACCCCACCAAGGACAGCTTGCGATACGCCTATATGGACAAGTTCTGGCAGAGCTTCTGTCACGCGGTGGGCCGCGCGGTGCGCCACTCGATGCTCGAGGCGTGCAATAAGAGGTCGAATCGGGTCCAGAGTCTCTGATTGAATTAATCTGCCCCGCACCTCACATTCGGCGTACCTATCGGGTCATATCTCGCAGAGGCACACGGCCTCATTCGAAGGGAGACTCCTATGCTCGGTCCCACAACTGGCCTCGAGGTGCTGGATCATGTCCAGCCCGGCTTCGACTTTGGCCAGCCAAACGTCATGACGGTCACCGTCGAGCTCGAGCCTGGCTCCGCCGGGGCCCCGCCGCACCGGCACTCCGGCCCCGTCTTTGGCTATGTCATTGAAGGCGAGATCATTTTCGAGCTTGAGGGCGAGCCCGAGCGAGTCATCCGCGCTGGAGAGGCGTTCTGGGAACCGGGTGGCGATGTCATCCACTATCAGGCCGCTAACAATCTCGCCGACGCCAACAGCAAGTTCCTCGCGGTCATGCTCTGCGCGCCCGGCCAAGAGATGCTTATCTACGTCAGCGCCGAGGAACTCGAGCAACGAGCTCACCTACGGCACCCGCGCCAGGTCTAAGGGGTATTAGCCGGAGGAGAATTCTCATGCCGCAAGATGAGCTCGACCAGGAGGTCATGGGCGAACGGCGACACCTGATGTCCCTGGCTTACCGGATGCTCGGCACCATCCCCGAGGCCGAGGACGCCGTGCAAGAGACCTACATCCGCTGGTATCGGATGAGCGAGGCAGAACGCGGTGCCATCGAAGTGCCGCGTGCCTGGCTGACCCGTGTCGCAGGTCGTGTCTGCCTCAACGTGCTCAACTCCGCACGCAAGCGTCGCGAGCGTTACGTTGGTCCATGGTTGCCAGAACCTGTTCCGACTTTCGCGTTCACGGAGCCGACCGACTCTGCCACCGATCCGTTGGAGCGCATCACGCTCGACGATTCGATCAGCACGGCTCTGCTCGTCGTACTCGAATCCATGACACCGGCGGAGCGGGTCGCTTTCGTCCTGCATGACGTCTTTGCTCTTCCCTTCAGCGAGATCGCGACAATAGTTGGCCGTACGCCGGCCGCGTGTCGCCAGCTTGCGACCGCGGCGCGACGACGTGTGGAGCACAGCCGTCGCCATCGGGCCTCGCGCACCGAGCATGACAGTGTCGTGAGCGGCTTCGCCCAGGCCGCTCGCACCGGCGATCTTGCGGGTCTGATTTCCGCCCTTGATCCGGCTGTCATCCTGCGCTCGGACGGGGGTGGCGTCGTGACGGCGGCGCGCAATCCCGTGTACGGCGCCGAGAACGTCGCCCGGTTCCTGCTCGGCGCACTGACGAAGAACCCGAGTGCGGAGGTCCTGGAGCAGCAGACTCCCGACGGTCTCGGGTTCGCTCTGTGGAACCAGGGGCGCATCGTCGGTGTGGTCACCCTAGAGGTGGTCGAGCAGCTTGTGAGCGATGTGCGGATGGTCTTGAACCCGGACAAATTATCGTTGTGGAACTAGACCTCACAAGTGCGGCCGCCACATTGTCTATATGGATATGAACAACTCGTATCGCCGTACCGTCCTCGCCTTGACCGTTGCGGTCGGGCTCTACGTAGGACTGTGGGCGCAATTCTTCCCTCATGGCTTTTACACGTCCTTTCCGGGATTCGGGCTGAGCTGGATCAACTTGGACGGAGCGAACAATGAACACCTCATTAGGGATGTCGGAAGCCTCTACCTCGCACTGACGGCGATCAGCATTGCCGGGATCGCCTCCCGAACCGTTGCCATCGGTCGGGTCGCCGGCCTGGGCTGGACAGTGTTCGGCGTACTTCATTTCGGTTACCACATCAGTCACATGGTCGGGACCTCGACGGACGCCGCCGGCACGGTACTCAGTCTCGGGATCAGCGC
Coding sequences:
- the sigJ gene encoding RNA polymerase sigma factor SigJ; this encodes MPQDELDQEVMGERRHLMSLAYRMLGTIPEAEDAVQETYIRWYRMSEAERGAIEVPRAWLTRVAGRVCLNVLNSARKRRERYVGPWLPEPVPTFAFTEPTDSATDPLERITLDDSISTALLVVLESMTPAERVAFVLHDVFALPFSEIATIVGRTPAACRQLATAARRRVEHSRRHRASRTEHDSVVSGFAQAARTGDLAGLISALDPAVILRSDGGGVVTAARNPVYGAENVARFLLGALTKNPSAEVLEQQTPDGLGFALWNQGRIVGVVTLEVVEQLVSDVRMVLNPDKLSLWN
- a CDS encoding cupin domain-containing protein, yielding MLGPTTGLEVLDHVQPGFDFGQPNVMTVTVELEPGSAGAPPHRHSGPVFGYVIEGEIIFELEGEPERVIRAGEAFWEPGGDVIHYQAANNLADANSKFLAVMLCAPGQEMLIYVSAEELEQRAHLRHPRQV